The proteins below come from a single Tachysurus fulvidraco isolate hzauxx_2018 chromosome 13, HZAU_PFXX_2.0, whole genome shotgun sequence genomic window:
- the LOC113652456 gene encoding protein mono-ADP-ribosyltransferase PARP12-like → MSRLLSSAIFEAVCQNGGSLDFPTLDQILRKRFTVADEVLREAFCDFDRLLVVEGCERRSDSEVFSADTVIISKTTLRVCQNLPGKCTGCDTLHLCRYMVCGNCKFRERCKNSHALDSYHNSTLLSKAGLQRLGQSALFQLLLQNDPNLLPEVCSHYNKGNGEHGACRYQASCTSLHVCLHYLQDDCKFGAACKRAHSFDATAVKVLTSRGLSPENINNFSKIYKNRFLICCFKEKPPGSHCMAKTANPGTDALESPKPAKEPDPNEICLFFIRRSCSFKEKCVRVHYNLPYRWQVLDKNGQIWRDLSNGEAVERAFCNPSNDVSPGPEIVNFISMTYGGRQVRRLSTVSSVTKPPNFILTTEWLWYWKNNKEQWTEYGLGEDAQLSTPLTSQTLENIYQSDPQTEIPVSSGSHTYMLYFKNMYQQNILYQTKREIRRRPRFVSALEVESKLKGETSSSSSVAVPAHWDRGALPSFSYKLVPLSRTEAEFLMVEKLFKQTMPKYKVNSIERNQNSSLWKVFQWQKEQMKERNGGREVDERLLFHGTQESLIEAICEQNFDWRICGKNGTLFGKGSYFARDASYSDQYSQSADTTKKMFVARVLVGHYTSGDHSFVLPPPKTMGNGLYDSCVDNCSNASIFVIFEKYQIYPEFIIEYAPEESKCSIS, encoded by the exons ATGTCACGTTTATTATCGTCTGCTATTTTTGAGGCAGTTTGTCAGAATGGAGGCAGTCTGGATTTTCCAACTTTGGATCAGATCTTACGGAAACGTTTCACAGTAGCAGATGAAGTGCTTCGTGAAGCTTTCTGTGATTTTGACCGGTTGTTGGTGGTTGAAGGCTGTGAGAGAAGATCAGACAGTGAGGTTTTCAGTGCTGACACTGTGATCATCTCTAAAACAACACTGAGAGTTTGTCAGAACCTCCCTGGGAAGTGCACTGGCTGTGATACTCTACATCTGTGCAGGTATATGGTTTGTGGGAACTGTAAGTTCAG GGAAAGATGCAAAAACTCCCACGCCTTAGATTCCTATCATAATTCAACACTCTTGAGCAAAGCTGGACTCCAGCGACTTGGACAGTCTGCACTTTTCCAGCTTTTGCTGCAGAATGATCCTAACCTACTGCCAGAG GTTTGCAGCCACTATAATAAGGGCAATGGTGAACATGGAGCCTGTAGGTATCAGGCGTCCTGCACCAGCCTGCACGTCTGCTTGCACTACCTGCAGGATGACTGTAAATTCGGTGCTGCCTGCAAAAGAGCTCATTCATTTGATGCCACTGCTGTAAAAGTTCTTACTAGCAGAGGACTCAGCCCAGAAAACATCAACAACTTCAGCAAGATTTACAAAAACAGGTTTTTGATCTGTTGTTTTAAGGAAAAACCACCTGGTTCTCATTGCATGGCTAAAACTGCCAATCCTGGTACAG ATGCTTTAGAAAGTCCAAAGCCTGCAAAAGAACCTGACCCAAATGAGATTTGCCTTTTCTTCATTCGCAGAAGTTGCAGTTTTAAAG aaAAGTGTGTCCGTGTTCATTACAACTTGCCTTATAGATGGCAGGTTTTGGATAAGAATGGACAGATATGGAGAGACTTGTCAAATGGAGAGGCAGTTGAGAGAGCCTTCTGTAATCCATCTAATGACGTAAG TCCAGGGCCTGAGATAGTTAACTTCATCTCCATGACATATGGAGGGAGACAAGTTCGCCGTCTATCCACCGTATCGTCTGTTACCAAGCCACCTAACTTCATCCTGACCACTGAGTGGCTCTGGtactggaaaaataataaagaacaatGGACTGAATATGGACTGGGG GAGGATGCACAGCTGTCCACTCCTCTCACTTCTCAGACACTAGAAAACATTTACCAGTCGGATCCACAGACCGAAATCCCTGTCAGTTCTGGAAGCCACACATACATGCtgtattttaaaa ACATGTATCAGCAAAACATTCTGTACCAAACCAAAAGAGAGATTCGGAGGAGGCCAAGATTTGTGTCTGCTCTAGAGGTTGAGAGCAAGCTTAAAGG TGAAACCTCCAGCTCTTCCTCTGTGGCAGTTCCTGCTCACTGGGATAGAGGAGCTTTACCCAGCTTCTCATACAAG CTGGTTCCCCTGTCTAGGACAGAGGCTGAATTCCTTATGGTAGAGAAGCTCTTTAAACAAACCATGCCCAAGTACAAAGTCAACAGCATTGAGAGGAATCAGAACAGCTCACTGTGGAAGGTTTTCCAGTG GCAGAAAGAGCAGATGAAGGAGCGAAATGGAGGGAGAGAAGTGGATGAGAGACTCTTGTTTCACGGCACACAAGAATCACTAATAGAGGCCATCTGTGAGCAGAACTTTGACTGGAGGATATGTGGTAAAAACGGCACATTATTTGGAAAAG gAAGTTATTTTGCCAGAGATGCCTCCTACTCTGACCAATACTCTCAGTCTGCAGACACCACCAAAAAGATGTTTGTGGCACGGGTTCTGGTAGGTCACTACACCAGTGGAGACCACAGTTTTGTCCTTCCTCCTCCTAAAACCATGGGCAATGGCTTATATGACAGCTGTGTGGACAACTGCAGCAATGCAAGCATTTTTGTCATCTTTGAGAAGTACCAGATTTACCCTGAATTCATTATAGAATATGCTCCTGAGGAATCCAAATGTTCAATTTCATAA